A part of Candida albicans SC5314 chromosome 2, complete sequence genomic DNA contains:
- a CDS encoding uncharacterized protein (Protein of unknown function; rat catheter biofilm repressed), translated as MSLSYTIQRSRPLQSLLAIFAFVLLYGIFYTEWFSSIFSSSSTYTPEEINSLLQNKASQIVALKKVELVPQRIQSPYLDESQFHIKNWDSQGNLLVRNHDFIRLTANAPHQVSNMFSKWPIHAESFEMELTFHIHNPDVKHGLVGDGLAIWFLDKPSDIGDVFGIQNKFNGLGIMLDTFKNGKRGQFPYVNLMLGDGNAMYNKATDGYETRLAGCIAKQLLNPEAKETKMRLVYIKSGYLSIDFNYYGHHEQWQNCVTLTDVKLPETKYLGLSAETGQLVENVDIIENRIYALYKPDDTFVESIDELQELIREQNEYDSEVSSVASIVKEEAKAKEKKRGGGRHRAFKKKLSSERRKSLKRLEMAEKRIKEQERQYRLKKYGHEDINFITYWFGKFLVLVKYILYLLIAVVIVWFALIVFRIQKQKRKSKTTGLLD; from the coding sequence ATGTCGCTATCTTATACCATTCAAAGATCACGACCTTTACAGTCATTGTTAGCAATTTTTGCGTTTGTTTTATTGTATGGGATTTTCTACACAGAATGgttttcatcaatattttccAGTTCTTCAACCTATACTCctgaagaaatcaattcattgtTACAAAATAAAGCATCTCAGATTGTTGCCTTGAAAAAAGTGGAATTGGTGCCACAAAGAATTCAACTGCCATATTTGGATGAATCCCAATTTCATATCAAGAATTGGGACTCACAGGGTAATTTATTGGTGAGAAATCATGATTTTATCAGATTGACAGCAAATGCTCCACATCAAGTATCAAATATGTTTAGTAAATGGCCTATACATGCGGAATCTTTTGAAATGGAATTGACTTTCCACATTCATAACCCTGATGTCAAGCATGGTTTGGTTGGAGACGGGTTAGCCATCTGGTTTTTGGATAAACCTTCCGATATCGGTGATGTGTTTGGgattcaaaacaaattcaacGGATTGGGTATTATGTTAGACACTTTTAAAAACGGGAAACGTGGACAATTCCCCTATGTAAATTTGATGCTTGGAGATGGAAACGCCATGTACAATAAAGCAACCGATGGATACGAAACTAGATTAGCTGGTTGTATAGCTAAGCAACTCTTAAACCCAGAAGCTAAGGAAACAAAAATGAGATTGGTCTATATAAAAAGTGGCTATTTATCTATTGATTTTAACTACTATGGTCATCACGAGCAATGGCAAAACTGTGTCACTTTGACCGATGTTAAATTGCcagaaacaaaatatttagGGTTATCAGCTGAAACTGGACAATTAGTGGAAAACGTTgacattattgaaaatagaaTTTATGCATTATATAAGCCTGATGATACATTTGTGGAGAGCATTGACGAATTGCAAGAATTGATTCGTGAACAAAATGAATATGACAGTGAAGTTTCATCAGTTGCTCTGATCgtcaaagaagaagctaaagctaaagaaaagaaacgTGGAGGAGGAAGACATCGTGctttcaaaaagaaattaagtagtgaaagaagaaaatccTTGAAACGGTTGGAAATGGCTGAAAAGAGAATCAAAGAGCAAGAAAGACAATACCGTTTGAAAAAGTATGGCCATGAAGATATTAATTTCATAACTTATTGGTTTGGCAAATTCTTGGTATTAGTAAAGTAcattttgtatttattaattgcCGTTGTTATTGTATGGTTTGCGTTAATAGTTTTCAGAatccaaaaacaaaaacgtAAGCTGAAAACTACAGGGTTATTAGATTAG